The Haloarcula laminariae genomic sequence GCTGGAGCTGACACAGAGCGAACTGGCCGAACACGCCGACGTCTCCCAGCCGCTCATCGCACGCATCGAAGGCGGTGACGTGGACCCGCGGCTCTCGACGCTGCGGCGCATCGTCAACGCTCTTGACGAGGCCGAGGGCGGTATCATCCGCGCTCGGGACGTGATGAACTCGCCGGTCGTGAGCGTCGAACCCGACGATTCGGTCCACCAGAGCAAGGAGCTGATGGACGAGAAGGGGTACTCGCAGGTCCCGGTCATCCGCGACGGCTCCCCGCAGGGGCTCATCGGCAACTCCGCCATCCGCCAGCGCTCGGAGGAGAACGTCGGCGAACTCCCCGTGGCCGAGGTGATGCACGAGTCCATCGCCACCGTCGAACCCGACGCGACCATCGACGAGGTGGACGCGTATCTCAACCACAACGCCGCGGTGATGGTCGTCGAGGGCGGCCGGACCGTCGGCGTCATCACCGAAG encodes the following:
- a CDS encoding CBS domain-containing protein; the encoded protein is MDLPTPEDLRERRNELELTQSELAEHADVSQPLIARIEGGDVDPRLSTLRRIVNALDEAEGGIIRARDVMNSPVVSVEPDDSVHQSKELMDEKGYSQVPVIRDGSPQGLIGNSAIRQRSEENVGELPVAEVMHESIATVEPDATIDEVDAYLNHNAAVMVVEGGRTVGVITEADIARTVS